A region of the Lucilia cuprina isolate Lc7/37 chromosome X, ASM2204524v1, whole genome shotgun sequence genome:
ttaattttggttCACAAAAACAAGACTgcattattctatacaaagtgaaatacttataacccaaatgagaattatttcaaatcattgttgcctaaaacaacacacacaataAAGCAAATCTGTGTGAGACAGCAGACATAGAACAACATAACTTATaatggttatataacatataacaacataacatataatgatTATATGGATGTTTAaatggttgtaaataacataatatgtttttattgttaccattatttagttattgaaaaaataattatgtttcaaatttataatgaaaatatttacagtaacaacaatattgtttaaatcgaatgaaaataacaattatatgtttttaataacaatatattgttacagtgaacatagtttagttatagtaaccatgtcgaaacatgttttttctctgtgtgtgtatatatgaaGTTAATATGTATGCTAAAAGCAAGGAATGTCTATAATTTTATGGCGTTTATTTATCTGActtgataaattttgtttggctatgtttttctttaaaaacatttttgtgaaGGAAATAATAGTATTTCAATTTGCTATTAAGAACCTGAACGAATCACAAAATATATTGCATGAATCTTTAACATCAATCGGATTTGAATTAAAATAGTAAACGCCATAAATTATagaataaagaacaaaaatatttattatgtatataacTTGTATTGTTCTCTTAACGATAGAAAATGTTTTGGAAAAATCGTATCACGGTCTAATACGTGAAAATGAAACATCAGTGGAAATCACGCCACTGATTAAAGTGGATGAGGAGAAAATCTGCAATTTCCATATTATTAAGAAGCCATATCATGAAATACCATTCCAAATtgaattaataaacaatttgggCATTTTAAAAGCACGTCGCACTTTAAATTGCGAGAAGCGCAAAAGCTatcattttgaaattgttgCGGTATTCTGCGATGGCACTCATTCTGCTGCTGCGAATGTCCACATCGCCGTTATCGATGTTAATGAATATGCTCCTACATTTTTGCAGCCGTCCTACGTGTGCGAAGCCGACGAAGGTCGCCTATATAAGGAGATCATTCGAGTTGAGGCCATTGACAAAGATTGTACACCCCTGTATGGTGATGTGTGCAAATATGAATTACTTAACAAAGACCAACCATTTACTATAGACAACGAAGGTTCAATCAAGAATACCGAACCGTTGTCGCATAAAGTGTCTCACAACTATATACTATCGGTGGTTGCTTATGATTGCGCCATGAAACAATCATCGCCCATTATGGTAAGCATAAAAGTGCGACGTGTTTGCGAAGCGAAATTTTTGGGTATTCCCGCGAGAATCGATTACACGGTATGGATTATTGAATTTAAGTCAATTTgaatacatttgtatatttaattgtGCAATTTTTACAGACTTCATCCACGGAAAGTTTATCACTGTTTCCAAATGCCCGTTTGGAATTGTGTGACATGTATTGCGACAGTCAAAatctaaatatacatacatcaatTTCCCTTAAAGTAAGTACGTCCatgaaaaattactataactataataactattttaataaattttaagtattaataaaaacattaattttgctgatatgtatgtgtgttcgttttttttttttaattttttcgcaGACAAAACACATCTCATTTGGTTGCGACCGGGACATAACAAACTGTTCTCAACATTTGACATTAGTAGACTTATTACCAAGAAATGCAGAATGGACTCGAGATTTATCATACGATGAGGGATCTGAGCCTATTTTTCATTTCGATGGATCATCGGGTGTAATCATACCAGATAAACAGATTGCGCGTCATGATTTTTCGCAACGTCCTTTCAGTATTATAACCATATTTAGGCACTTTAGCGGATCAAGCGGAGATAATAAGCATGTAAAAGAACATATTGTTTGCAGTGCTGATGACCATAAAATGAATCGTCATCATATGGCTCTATTTGTTAGAAATTGCCGTTTAATACTGCTATTAAGAAAGAATTTTAATGAAGGAGATTTGAATATATTTAGCCCAGCCGAATGGCGTTGGAAAATACCTCAAGTTTGCGATAATGAATGGCATCATTACGTATTAAATGTTGATCAAAATTCAAAGGTAGAGCTGTATGTTGATggtgtactttttgaaaattcccTAGAAGATCGTCATAATAATCCCGAAGTTATAGATGATTGGCCTTTACATGCGGCCCATGGCGTAAATACAACTCTGGCCGTTGGTGCTTGCTATCAGAGCAGTGAAAATCGACTAAAACATGGATTTAACGGTGACATATcggaaataaaaatttcattgaacgCCGTGCTAACAAATGATGACGTTAAATGCGGTACGAATTGTGCGGAACATCTGTTACCACCTCCTGAAACCCTTTTGGAACCAGAGTCACAAGTCCAAACAAATTcacaattgaatgaaatttacaTTGAAGGACAGAGCAAGAGCAATGTAGAGCTCTTGCTGCAAAAAATTCAATACATAAACACAAAAGAAAATCCCACAATCGGACGTCGCAATATTGAGGTGCGAACCACAATGATGTGCATTAATCAAAGTGCTATTCGCTTGCCTACAGTTGAAACCTTTATCATGGTGAATGAACCAACCAGTCCTTTGGTGTTGGCAGCAAATTCTACTGCATTATACGCTGCACATATGCAAAGACTTGAAGCTTCTTACCCACTCAGTATGCAAAGCCTTTCATCTCGCAGAAACACCCCAGAAACGCCTACTACAACATTTATGACCCAAGCAAATCAAAAGCCTCAAGACTCATTGGCTTACAAAGTCCACACCGAGTCCAGTGTGAAATTTGATAAAGGcgaaaattccaaaatattaataactggtaatgaaatatatatttttgtacattaaGGTGAGCGTGTATAGGCCGATACTCccacaagaaaataaatttcatatatttatggtctattttatgaaaaagcatCCTTAGGGAATTATAGTTCGCATTAAACCTGTTTATGTTAGATTTCAATGCTGCACTCAtctttttaagccagtaataagtgaaatattttttctgaaggggatcaTATCCTTACAAAAAATCTCGTAAAGttctcgtatttttaaggcagtaatgagcattaaagtcatctTCTTTAGGatgccttatatggggggttaggaacaattatggaccaatcctcaactttttctaaaagGATTTTGATTGCTATTAAAATCGTTTAAGTCGGATTTTATCGCTGTACCTATAgctttaagccagtaatgaggtGTGAACCCATAAAATCAATCTTCTTTAGACtctttcgtttttcaaaaggtatagaaacatgaaattaatttcggataataataataacctgTAAAAAAGGACTTTATTGTACAgactattttttaacaaacCATGGTgcagggtatataagatttggcacagccgaatatagcactcttatttgtttttatgtacattttatttaaattagttcTTGCAATTTAAGGGAAACATAGCATTttccaaataaatttaaattgattttactttgtttaatttttttcatacgaTTTTGTATAAAAGACGTTTTGGtcgaaaaaatactaaaatatagaaGAGAGTTAGGTATCATGAAAgtcgttttaaaatatttaacatatctATTTGGCATTGAAAAATCCAGTATCAAAATTGACCCTTATCCTCTtggaattaaaatattatatttaaacgattttaaagACAATATCTTTGgtttaaaacgaaataaaaaaatatcctgCACTTAAATGAACTTCGAAGTTAGacatttttaacatgtttttaaattataaagcgCGATATTTTTGGTCAAAATGGGATTCCGATCAAAAATTCATTGATTTGAGTCACACTTTCAAAACATAATATGTGTAGGAAATTTCAAGCAATTCGGAGATGGAGATGCTGTTTTTTGTCCGTTTTGATATGGATTCTTCCTATACTTTATAAGCTCTTCCTGAATTAACGATATACGTTTTCTAGAATATAGAGTATAATATTTACATCTAGCAAACTTATTTGCAGGTATTAacagtaattttctaaagtggtacattaaatgtttttaaaaacccGGTTTCGAATGCGGTTTTGCATATAAAACCaggtttttatatacaaaaaatttaattttattaaatatgaaaattaacaagaatttaaataatttaacatccACATCATTAGTTTCAAAACTGAAATCAACATAAGATTTCATGAAAATGAACGATTATATGAGTCCACAGCAAACTCTTCGGACTCTGTTTTGATTGATTATTTCAAAACGTCTCCATTAGTAAGGTGCTTTTCCTAAACTTAAGGAAACTACTTTACTTTATTCTGCGTGCATTAAGTCTTATCATAAGTATCCTAGAAAATCTTTAGGGCCCAAGCTAGCTTAAGGAAATATCAAAACCGAACGAAAAGTCTCTAAAGTGCTTAAGAAAATCCGAAAAAAACTTTTAGGTGGCTTTACTTAAgtgcatttaaaacaattaagccccatttctatatttatgggaatatatttcataatattttatcaaaataaattacttCAACAAGAAAAAACCGGCTTGTcgaatactttaaaatattcgAAACAAGTCGGTTTTATATCCACCATAAAAAATTAAGgcggtatattgtttttgtcattccgtttgtaacacatcccAATATTGACCATAAACCCACAAAAGTCCTAACGGAAAaagctagagggttgaaataCCAATAGATAAAAAATCTAATCCCTCAGAAAAAGATCTTAAATCTAATCCCTCAGAAATGATCTTAAAATATGGCTATAGCactgaaattcgacacaaatatctTTACCGATACTTTTGAAATTGACTACACAGAAGTTTCTTACAAACCTAAATTTCAAGATAATAACAACCTAATGTTAGTAGGAGAACATTCCATTTACTCCAtacgatttgatggtgggtatataagattcggtatagtcggtaaatgtatgtaaatatacatatttaaaaaaatatattactaaataaagtataaaaatcggGAGtgtcatttttgttattttatttgtgccaatttttgaAGAGATAGTAGTATATATGatgtaattatagcataaaaagcccaaaatGGGAGGATCGGTTTTATGAGGCTTACCATTTCTTTCTCTTGGTTCGAATTGtatcaatatttgttttatttttgagttaCAAACTTCTCACTATAGTGATGTGggataaaaatcataaaaagtaaatatggcAACATTGTTATAACAATCCTAGAAAGAATTACTAAGATTCGACACTTCGagattattttttcaataagttCGGTTTAATACGATGTTATTAACGATAttatagtttttgagtttttctagATAACAACGATTTTTGTCACAAATTGAGCTTACTTTTTCAAGgaatttttaggaatttattcctttttattatttttatatataattgtttaatgttaataaaattcaataaaactcattaactttaaatttttcaaaacctaaattcaataaaactcattaactttaaatttttcaaaacctaAGTTCATCTTAAGACATGGTTTAACATATAcggtaaatacttttttaagttgtttttcagTTTATGTCAAATATGTATTTCACATAAAATTGAACGAAATCGTCGtatatcaataaatggcttatgaAATAAACCGTGTATTGATATTGAAAATACtccgaaaaattaaaattattctaaaacttTTGCGTGATTACATGatgtttaatttatgtatatttttttccaaaaatatgaaaaaataataaaaacctaaaaaacgaccttttaatttaaacaagtcACCCAATATTGACTTCAGTACAATTTGAGAAACGTTATGTTAGAATGATAAAAATTCCATTGTGGGGCTAGCCTAATGTAGATATgccaatattatttatatgtgtatattatatatattttaattttttacttttaaattattttcaaacatttttgtataggTAATTCCAATAATTTGGTGTCTTATCCGGAAATCAAGAGTGGCGTTCACATATTGGGCAACATCAATATTAGTATTGTTTCCTCATCGGGTGAACCGGTCTTACCACAATTACAAATATTAGACACATGTAGCGTTATTGTGTTTCCATCATTAAATCCAGATCACGAAGAAATCCAGGTGGACGGCGACGAAAATCTTTCTACAACACTAGACATCAAAACTAACATCAACAAGGACGGCGTCGAAATGATAGGACCTGATAGCATTTCTAATTACTTGGACGTCTTGAATGCGTTGGTGTACAGTAACAAAAAACCAGCATACTATCTAAATCGTGTATTCAAAGTCACTTGCTCTCAAATGAATTCTCAATTCAAAAGTGCAGAGTTCACACTCACATTGACAGTATTGCATCCCAAACAGGTTCCAGTGAATAATGGTCTTAAAACAACGACAGCACCAAGTTCTCTCACGGCCAATGGTGGTGTAATGCAAACAAATGTTGCAGATGGTATACAATACACAGGTAGGAAATATTATTATgccttaatattaaaaaagttgttaaataaaattattgtcaCTAAGATGAGGTCCTTATTATTATGAAGTTTTTATACCTACATACAATATTAAAATcctaatatataaacatatatagagTATctgaaatattcatattttgaaAGCCCACCTAAAGTGGAAATTCTGTGTTTGCTATATAAAATGTCCTAAATCCTTTTTTAtacctaatatatattataaattataaatatctttGTCTCTTCGTTTGTTTGTTCATTAATCACGCCTTAACGGCCAATTTTCTTGAACTTGGTCGAGAACAAGTTGGCGGGGACAAATAGGTGAAATAGTAATTTTTATAGTACATAAGTTTTTGTAAATCATCATTAAAATGGAAAAGGGGaaatatacaatttgtttttaattaatgttctaAAGGACTAATATTATCAACATAGATTTTTaaatcagaatcactttctgagtcgatttagctatgtccgtccttctgtctgtctgtctggttGAAATCGTTCGTTATTTcgcctagcacccatacaaccgaatcaggcctttaggctcataattacgttaaatgtacAATTATgtcaatatacataaataactttgaatcaGACGTTAATTCctctatcaaaatttataaagataagcccatatttacccttactctcctatgagccctcttgtataaaatctcttttttgtcaagaaTACGTTCCACATTacggttaaaaaacaaattaaatgcttttttttaaattatccactttttttaaatactgactggtgtagggtatcataaagACGGTCATGTTCGACTATACAAtcatacttgttataccctacaccactttagtagggagggtatattgtgtttgtgctgaagtttgtaacgcacaataatataagtcctacccatcttaaagtataccaatcggatcagaatcattttttgagtcgatttaaaccttgtaatcaaactgcaggccgtaattttggagataattcaatgaaatttggtacatgatcttctattgtccgagggacgaaccctattgaaaatgccaaataggacttttaagtttataattatgtttaatatactcgtatcttgaCAAAAACCTGCAaagccaagttctatactagtcttgataacCCTGATgatctttataattatagggcctaatttgaccctagccccatataaaaagcccccatcaaaattttcctttaatatccacagttttatgaaacaataaatggctttagCATATCTGAGGAAAGCCACAAATcaactttattatgaaaactaaatcacattttattcgtatacaggtgtagggtattacatgctataacttcttacttgtttttaatttaattttaattttaacaaaatacataaacttGGGAAATTCAATGGAGAAATATTGTTGGaattatataagaaatttttaagacaTCTAAAAGAAAGGGAAAAGAAAGAATACTTAATTATAATGTTATGAATTCACTTAAAATCCGGGCAACGCATAATACAAAAAGGCTTTTTCCGGTATTTAGGAAACAGGTTTTGCAGGTCTCAAACCGCGAATTTCTTGAATGCGtgtctaaaaattatttttggcaTGCGAAAAGATATCgcgtataaaaatagaattctGAAAATATACTTTACTggaaaatgtttaatgaaatacATTCATTAATGATTCAATTAGACTTAAAAcaccaattaaaaatatatatactaaatGTATCCCTattgttttttagaaaataaggtGTATGCTCATGCAATGACTCATCAGCATGATGCTCAAGAACCAAAATCTCGCATACATTCCATAACCCATAAAGGTAgtgtatatttcatttttaagattttatttacccttatttaaaacgtttattttattacacaGCTGAAAGTGCTCATCCTACAATGCTGATAATTTTAATATGCGTATTTTTAGTCATACTGTTAGGGGGTGTTTCAATTGCCCGCCTTAAAAATAATAGCAATCAAAAATTTACTGATAGACATCAGCCATGTCCTAAGgtaagcaaaatatttataataaggCTTTGAATGACCATAAATTGaacaatatacatattacaACAAGGTCGTTTCGTAATGTTAatctgtgtatgtgtgttatttTTAGATTGCTGACGAGGCTTTAGTATGGGATGATTCCGCATTAACTATAACTATAAATCCCATGCAAAGTGATGCTGTTTCTGATGGCAGTTCAGATTCCGAAAATTCAGATTCTGAAGATGAAGATTGTACGTATTTTCAATGAATGATATTCTacatgaaatttaattaatttgatagGATGATGTTAAtattcttgtttttctttttctttgtctTTTTAGTAGCTAAAGGCCGTTTTGCCAATGTCAGCCAACTAGAGTGGGATAATTCTAACATGTTTACCACGGccgtaaattaaaataaacatacactCATATACACAACCAGCTTAAAATAAAGAGTAGAGCTAAAAACAACTtaatacaaaaaactttatttttaagagcaacatatataatacgtatatataaaaaagtatatatatatatatatatatatataaacttgaTCTATTCTGGTCGGCTAACCCCGATCATATATTACTCTACACCAAACACACTCTTCATCATATGCAAAAAGCAGATACCATTAACGTTTGTATTGCTAGTCCAAGGTGACACATTTTATGTTGTTCTggtatatgtaaattaaaaaacatacttTGCTTTTATGTTTAATTGAAGTCTTTCAGATTATTGCATTTCTTATGGAATATGTTATTGGGCAAGAAGTTCTCGATAGTTTACATACTTTTCGCTTTCAATATCATCTAGGATTATTTACTCAAATAGTAAAAAGAAATGTCACATTTTGCATTATAAATT
Encoded here:
- the LOC111678745 gene encoding calsyntenin-1 → MSRMLLLMTICFLFDVNIIQKTYASFSASSSSLSSSSSSTLYKYQTNSISSENDDDYLSQKENVLEKSYHGLIRENETSVEITPLIKVDEEKICNFHIIKKPYHEIPFQIELINNLGILKARRTLNCEKRKSYHFEIVAVFCDGTHSAAANVHIAVIDVNEYAPTFLQPSYVCEADEGRLYKEIIRVEAIDKDCTPLYGDVCKYELLNKDQPFTIDNEGSIKNTEPLSHKVSHNYILSVVAYDCAMKQSSPIMVSIKVRRVCEAKFLGIPARIDYTTSSTESLSLFPNARLELCDMYCDSQNLNIHTSISLKTKHISFGCDRDITNCSQHLTLVDLLPRNAEWTRDLSYDEGSEPIFHFDGSSGVIIPDKQIARHDFSQRPFSIITIFRHFSGSSGDNKHVKEHIVCSADDHKMNRHHMALFVRNCRLILLLRKNFNEGDLNIFSPAEWRWKIPQVCDNEWHHYVLNVDQNSKVELYVDGVLFENSLEDRHNNPEVIDDWPLHAAHGVNTTLAVGACYQSSENRLKHGFNGDISEIKISLNAVLTNDDVKCGTNCAEHLLPPPETLLEPESQVQTNSQLNEIYIEGQSKSNVELLLQKIQYINTKENPTIGRRNIEVRTTMMCINQSAIRLPTVETFIMVNEPTSPLVLAANSTALYAAHMQRLEASYPLSMQSLSSRRNTPETPTTTFMTQANQKPQDSLAYKVHTESSVKFDKGENSKILITGNSNNLVSYPEIKSGVHILGNINISIVSSSGEPVLPQLQILDTCSVIVFPSLNPDHEEIQVDGDENLSTTLDIKTNINKDGVEMIGPDSISNYLDVLNALVYSNKKPAYYLNRVFKVTCSQMNSQFKSAEFTLTLTVLHPKQVPVNNGLKTTTAPSSLTANGGVMQTNVADGIQYTENKVYAHAMTHQHDAQEPKSRIHSITHKAESAHPTMLIILICVFLVILLGGVSIARLKNNSNQKFTDRHQPCPKIADEALVWDDSALTITINPMQSDAVSDGSSDSENSDSEDEDLAKGRFANVSQLEWDNSNMFTTAVN